A window of Salmo trutta chromosome 5, fSalTru1.1, whole genome shotgun sequence contains these coding sequences:
- the LOC115194600 gene encoding histidine N-acetyltransferase, with protein MKIENSLPRPQLPETPPQTGLQFTVATEEDFDEIMAISQDIYGGLDYLPTRYTAWLSESNRTVILARKQGKVIALESVCVIDDGETMLVEGLRVAPQERGKGVAGVLLRFCSQLVKSKWPEVKVTRLTRDDQLGPKDFQKYRLITKQGILLVRFNAEDLKLRLAELGPVVTLPTYSEGTPQGSDTPLVPPVLLDLNEAHQMFLNSGLMSNVLPNATIVQDWQPFKPVPSNMVILLKKDIDWMVDDRYTPTVASLCTHPFWVPGGPRGVGTDTYYLNIDVFGKDIGLVLHQFLSHLRRHATTLKGHVMCQMFLDPPMWKPMAEFCCQTLNVELVKEYTEQCVVESDVV; from the exons ATGAAGATTGAGAACAGCCTGCCCCGCCCCCAGCTCCCCGAGACTCCGCCCCAGACAGGCCTGCAATTCACTGTGGCGACGGAGGAGGACTTTGATGAGATCATGGCCATAAGCCAAGACATCTACGGAGGGCTGGACTACCTACCGACCCGCTACACCGCCTGGCTATCCGAGTCCAACCGCACTGTCATACTGGCCCGCAAGCAGGGCAAAGTG ATTGCCCTGGAGTCGGTGTGTGTGATTGACGATGGTGAGACCATGCTGGTGGAGGGGTTACGTGTGGCCCCCCAGGAAAGGGGgaagggcgtggcaggggtgctGCTACGATTCTGCTCTCAACTGGTCAAGTCCAAGTGGCCTGAGGTGAAGGTGACCAGGCTGACCCGCGACGACCAGCTGGGGCCCAAGGACTTCCAGAAGTACCGCCTCATCACCAAACAG GGCATACTGCTGGTTCGCTTCAACGCTGAAGATCTCAAGCTCCGTCTCGCCGAACTGGGGCCGGTTGTGACCCTCCCCACCTACTCTGAGGGTACCCCCCAGGGTTCTGACACCCCTCTGGTTCCCCCGGTCCTTCTAGACCTCAACGAGGCCCACCAGATGTTCCTTAACTCGGGTCTGATGTCCAACGTGCTCCCTAATGCTACCATCGTCCAGGACTGGCAGCCGTTCAAGCCCGTGCCCAGCAACATGGTCATTCTTCTGAAGAAG GACATCGATTGGATGGTGGATGACCGTTACACCCCCACTGTGGCCAGCCTGTGCACCCACCCCTTCTGGGTTCCCGGAGGTCCTCGCGGAGTTGGGACGGACACGTACTACCTCAACATCGACGTGTTTGGCAAGGACATAGGCCTGGTGCTCCATCAGTTCCTGAGTCACCTGAGGCGCCACGCCACCACCCTGAAGGGGCACGTCATGTGCCAGATGTTCCTGGATCCTCCCATGTGGAAACCCATGGCCGAATTCTGCTGCCAGACACTGAATGTGGAGCTGGTGAAGGAATACACGGAGCAGTGCGTGGTCGAGTCGGATGTCGTGTAG